The following nucleotide sequence is from Vulpes lagopus strain Blue_001 chromosome 1, ASM1834538v1, whole genome shotgun sequence.
tcttGGTGAATGGAGATTTCTTGCTTTACAAAGGCAGACCCAACATCTTCAAGAAGACACTTTACAGAGTAGTTTCTCAATCCAGGTCTTTGTGTGAGGTCTGGGAAACTGGCTTATTTTCTAGAACAATAGGTGGTTCCGAAATTAGAAGATCATCCTCCCCAAAGGAGGAGTTCTGGTCTGTATTCACAAAGTTAGGGATATCAAACTTCATAAGCCTATTCAGCTCCTCCTCTCGACGCCCATTGCTTCTAATAGCTTCCTGGAGTTGAACACTGCTGTCAAGGACGGTGGTCTGATGACAAACTTTAGCCCTATCCAAGTGTTCCACTTCATTGATGTAGCAATGAAAGAGAGACCGGGATTCATCATTGCCCTGTCGAGAAAACACCTTATCTGGCTCCAGTGGTCTTCCAAAGTCTGACACAAAGCTATTCATTCTAAATCTCTTCTCTGAAGATTCTGCATTGctgtaaagagaaggaaaagaaaagactgcTTACACACCAGCTTGTTCACCTGCCGAAATCATGGTTTTTACAAACTGAAGATTTGTGGTAACCCTGCATCTGGCAagtctattggcaccattttttcaacaccatttgctcactttgtgtttctgtgtcacATTTCAGTCATCCTCAAAGTGgttcaaacattttaattattattatatttattatgtgatCTGCGATCAGTGACCTTTAATGTTACCCTCCTAATTGTTTTGGGGGTACCATGAACTGTGCCCACACAGAATGAAAAACTCAAGTGATAAATCTTCTGACTGCTCCACTAACCagcctccccatctctctccctctacttggGCCTCCCTATTTCCCAAGACACAACAATGTTGAAATTatgccaattaataaccctacaatggcccTAAGTGTTTAAGTGAAAGAGTTACACATCTCTCACTTTtgcaaaagctaaaaataattatgcatacTGAGGAAGGTATCTCAAAAACCGAGATAGACCAAAAGCTACTCCTTTTGTGTCAAATAGTTaaccaagttgtgaatgcaaaggaaaagttcttgaaggaaattagaaGTTCTTGTCAGTAAACTCACAAATGataagttcttgaaggaaattagaaGTTCTTGTCAGTAAActcacaaatgataagaaagtgaaacagccttattgcgGATATGGAGAAAATTTTAGCGGCctagatagaagatcaaaccagccacaacgtGCCCTTCAACCAAAGCccaatccagagcaaggccctaactctcatCAAAtttatgaaggctgagagaggtgacaAAGCTGCAGaaagtctgaagctagcagaAGTTGCTTGGTTTATGATGCATAAGGAAAAGAAGCCATCTCTGTAACATCAAAGAGCAATGTGAAGCAGCAGGTGCTGATGGAGAAGCTACAGCAAGTTATCCCAAAGAGCTAGCTAAAATAATTAATGCAGGCAGGTACAATAAGCAAAAGATTTTTGGTGTAGACAaaacagccttctattggaagaagatgccaacTAGGACTCTCATAGCTGGAGAAGAGAAACCAATGCCCGCCTTCAAAGCTTCAAAGAACAGGTTGAttctcttgttaggggctaatgcagctggtgactttaaatTGAAGTCAGTGGTCATGCAGCATTCTAAAAACCCCACAGTGCTAAAGAATTATGCCAAATGtaccctgcctgtgctctctaaACGGAACAGCAAAGCCTAGATGATAGCagatctgtttacaacatggctTACTGAATATCTTAAGCTCACTGTTGAGATCTACTGCTCAAGATAAAGACTCCTTTCCAAACATAATGCTCATTGACAATGTACTTGGTCActcaagagctctgatggagatgtacaaaaATAAGATTCATGTTGTCTTCATGCCCACTAACATGAAACCCATTCTGTGGTCCATGAATCAGGAGTAATTCTGACTTTCGAGTCttactatttaagaaatacatttcttaaagctGTTAGTGTGACAGACAGTGACTCCTCTGGTGGATCTAGGCAAAGACATGTAAAAACCTCCTGGAAAGgactcacattttaaaaaccactaaCAGCATTCACTATTTAtgaaaagaggttaaaaaaaaaaaaaacatgaacaggagtttggaagaagttgattccaatcCTCATGCATGACTTGGACTTGGAGGGGTTCAAgatttcagtggaggaagtaagtGCAGATGTGGTGCAAACAGCAAGAGGACCAGAATAGAAGTGGAGCCTAAAGATGAGACTGAATTACTTCAATCTCAtgactcaaacttttttttaaagattttatatttatttattagagagagagagagaggggcgggggggaaacaggttccatgcagggagcctgatgtgggacttgatcccaggtctccaggatcacaccctgggcagaaggcagcgctaaaccactaagccactggggctgcctgatccaaacttttttaaaaattattttttttatttatttattcatgagagacccagagagagaggcagagacataggcagagggaggagcaggctccctgaggggaccccgggatcatgacctgagctgaaggcggatgctcaacaactgaggcacccaggcatccctcacgaTCCAAACTTGAAAGGAGGAGGTgctgcttcttatggatgagcgaAGAAAGTAGATTCTTGAGATGGTGTCTACTCCTGGTAAAGATGCTCTGAAGATTGTTGACATGACAGCAaatgatttagaatattacataaacttagctGATAAATCAGCAGCAGGGTCAGAGAGGACTGACTCCAAGTCTGAGAGAAGTTCTACTGTgcataaaatgctatcaaacagcatcaatGCTACAGATAAGTCATTTGTGAAAGAGTCAATCAATGCAGCAAACTTCATGTTtactttaagaaattgccacaaccACCCCCACTTTcagcaaccaccattctgatcagtcagcagccatcaacactgaAGCAAGACCTTCTACCTGCAAAAGATTACTTGTTAAAAGCTCAgatgacagtatttttttttgcaataaagtacttttaaagtatgtacatttaatttttgGACATAATGCTATTATGACTTAATATagtataatgtaaatataatttttatatgctcTGTGAAACCAAGAAACTCATCTGACTCACTTTATTACAGTATTTGCTTTATTGCGGTGGTCTAATACCTGTAACATCTACAAGGTATGACTGTACTtagcaaaaaaattaacaaaggatGTAcaagacctatacactgaaaatttTAAGACACTGCCAATGGTATTAAGGAAGACCTTagtaatatggaaaaataaaccatgcttgtaattttttttaagattttatttatttattcatgagagacccagagagaggcagagacatacacagagggagaagcaggctccccacaagaagcctgatgtaggacttgatcccaggacccctgttcatgccctgagtcgaaggcagacactcaaccgctgagccacgcaagCATCCCACCATGCTTGTAAATTGAAGATTTCAGGTGGAAATCCATAAAGCCATAGATATAAATTAATGAAGTTTTCTCCTTTCAAGGGCCAAAAGTCTTTCTGCTTTTGTCTGCCAATGTTTAGTCTCCAATGCCTTCCAATAGTCATTCTTTACATCTTGTCTAAATTTTATAATGGTTATCTGCAAGGTAATTTAAAGCAAGCTACTCTGCCATTACTGGAACTGGAATCCACCTACCTACCCAACACCTCTTGGTCCTTCATGAGTTATGTATGGTGTCACCTCCTGCTAGAAGTCTTCCCAGACTCCTCCAGTCTGAATTAGAATATTTCCCCTCAAGGACTGGGAGTTTCTCTCCATCTGTCTTCTCACTCTGTAGTATACTGATCTCTTGTCTGGCACCCTCATTAAGATTTTGATCTCTTGAGGGCAGGTATCGTGTGTTTCTTGCCTATGTTCCCAGTATTTAGCACAGTTCTAGGCATATTATAGCTGCTTAATAAATtgctctcaaatgaatgaatgatgaagaGATCTTGGCCTTGGAAGGAGGCCTCTTCTATAATTCTTATAGGgccaaaaattaattcaagggCAGTATACCCAGCTAAGTAAGAGCAGGTAAGCCTTAATAAGAGATGGCTTTTTAATAGATCCTGAGTGTGGACTCTAGACTGAGAGATGCAGGAGGTCCCACAAAGTAGTCACATCCATGTCTGCCCTTCGCCTACTTTTGCTGAAGGGAGATACCCTGTCTCTGCCCCTAACAGCACTCCCCACATCCTCAACTTCTGGTCCACAGTCTTCCATGGGGCCTTCCCACACAGGTCTTTGGAACTCATATACCATAGAGACACTAACAAGGGGCATCTTGCACTCACTACAGCTGGCTGGGCCTGGAGACTGCAGGGGCTCAAGTTCCATGGGGAAGGCTTCCTGCCACTTATTGGTAAGAACGGCTTCAAGGAAAGCCAGTGAAAATACTGCCCCTCAGTGGTTACCCATTTTTTTTAGAGCAGCCTAGCTCTCCTGAGTCACACccaaaaatattcttatatatgtAATGCAGTGAATATTAGAGGATTCTCACTATTAGGCAGGGGGGGATTTGCAGCTGGATGTTGTCTCAATTCAGTTTTTAGGAAAGAAACATGTGCCATGCTATTAAGGATGTCTTTCCAGCCTGTAGTTGGTCTGGGGACTACTCTGTGGGTTGTTAGGCTCCTATGATAAAGAGAACAGAGCTAATTCCAACTTTCTCATCTCTCAAACTCAGCTGGCATAGTGAAAAACAATGCTCTATGGCACCTATTAGATCAGTTAAGAGTTGAAAGTCAACTTGTTCTCCTATGGCTTTGGTTATACCtgggaaaattaaaaactgaggTGTCAAACACCTTAAATTCCACCTTGATTAAAATTACGGTTAAAGCCAGaagccagggacgcctgggtggctcagtggttaagcgtctgctttcgccttagggcatgatcccggggtcgggATCaagtccttgcagggagcctgcttttccctctgcctatgtttctgcctttctctctgtgtctcttatgaataaataaaaccttaaaaaaaaagcaaaaatcttcaaaaactgaAACACTGAAGGAATGAGAAACTTTAAGGTGCTTACTAGACTAGTAATCAATACCATGTGATAAGTTATCGCAAGGAAAAGAGAATACTGAAGAATATTTGTGCTATATGCTGAACATCTGTGTCCTTCCAAAATTAACATGTTCAAATCTACTTCCctgtgtgatggtattaggaggtgagaCCTTTGGAAAAGGAGATTTAACCTTAGTGAAccgaattagtgcccttataaagaGGCCTCAGGAAGATCCCTTACTCCTTCCCCACTGTGAGGACACAGCCATCTATGAATCAAATACCAAAcatgccagcaccttgatcttgatcTTCCCAGCCCCCCAATACTGTCAGAAATAGATTTGTTACTTATAAGCCTTCTAGTCCATGCTACTCTACTATAGCAGCCTGCACAAACTAAGGCAATTtgtcagaaaatttaaaattgctaataattttagcatttttaattgtttttattacattCCTACCTATTCTAGATCTTGTCATCATGAAATTGATGATATAGCTAGTAGGTTCAAGAGAAGTTCTCCTGTTTCatctgaactttttaaaaattacaatagttcattttcataGGACACTGAACCttgaaatcatgtttttttaaaaagattttatttatttattcatgaaagacagagaggcagagacaaagacagagggagaagcaggctcttcagagggagcccgatgcgggactcaatcctcagaccaggatcatgctctgagccgaaggcagatgctcaactgctgagctgcccaggaatCCCTCGAAATCATGtccttttatttaagattttgttattcctagggcagcctgggtggctcagcggtttagcaccaccttcggcccagggcgtggtcctggggtcctgggatcgagtcccacgtcgggctccctgcatggagcctgcttctccctctgcctgtgtctctgcccctctctctcctctctgtgtattctcatgaataaataaataaaatattttttaaaaaagattttgttattcCTCATTTTCATCTTGTTCTAAGAAATGCAGCTGGGACTTAACCTATTTGTTGCAACATTGCTGAACTCCACCAGCCAGAATAAAAAGACTGTTTAGACTATTCTGATTCTTAGattttcccctcttctccccatgGGTTGTGTCATATATTCTGTGTCCCTGTGGAATTTTTTTGCATCTGAACAGAGAGCCTCTAACATCCAGTCCTCTGGCACCTCCACTGATTGGCATTACTCCTATGATATTCCCTGCTCACAATCTTTCCCTGACTCCCCCAAACTCTCTGCCTGATAGCTCAGGCTCTCCACCCTTGCATCACCTGATATGCTCTCCCACCAGCCCCCTTGCTAACTCTATGGTCCAGCCACATGGCACCTGACCATCCTCAGATGTACCCAGGATTGTCCCTCTCTGTGCTTTGCTTGTGCTGTTCCTCTTGCCTGATGGGCCCATCTACCCCTATCTGTCAAATATCTTCTTCACTGTCCAATGCAAATGTCACTGTCTCTAAGGAGACTCTCTGAACTCCCAGTGGGAAGGAATCTGTCCCTTCTCTGAGCTCCTGCTATACCTCACTGACCTTCTCTTACAAGACACATCTGTTCCTGCCTCATATCAGAGCTATTTTTGTACAGCCCTTTCCCCCCTCTACACTGCTGGGCTGTATTTGTTCATCTTTGCATCTCCCAAAGGGCCTTGCAGTAATTAGACCCTCAATGAGTATACTGCACAGCTGTATCTGCCCAGTGGTCCAAAGCCCTGATTCCCATGAAAGGCACAGCCACCCCCAGAGCTAAGCACAGTGCTCCTTCCTCTGCGATCTGAAAGTGAAATCAGGTCAAGAGGACAGACCTCTCTTACCTTcatctggagaaggaaaacacCTGCAATGCTCCAGGTTATTCCTCTAGGGATTTTTCAGATTACAATTTTTTACAAGTGAAGTGTCTGCTGCTGTGCTGAGTCTTGGTATACCCATGACTGCCTGTGGGTTTGCCTTGCTCATGAAGAGTGGTAGGCAGTTCAGCCTGTGGGCACCTGTACTTCCAGAAGTCATTTCCAGTGGGCTTTTAGGGATGTGTTAAGTTAAACAGAGATCTGCTAAGAGTGAAATCTTTGTGATTAACAACTAATGAGAAAGCAAGAGTAACCACTGATATTTATGGGGCTGTAGCCTGTGCTGAAAGCTTTATTTCATGTAACAAACCCTAGAAGTGCCGACCCAACCCTCTGCCTGGGTGTGGAAGTGCCATTTGGTAACTCTAGTTGCTAGTTCTCACTTACTAGGAAGAGGTCAGGCTCTCTGGAGCAAGAAAGCACTCACTACATTAGAACGACCCTCAGCACAGTCCTGGGCAAACCACAGCTGTGCACTCAGAAAACAACATTCAGTTgatgggaaattaaaaataactcttgCAAAAGCATGTATAAATTGAATCTGATACATAAAATAGTCAGATTTTTGACCTGTTGATGGTGGGAGACCTCTCAAAATGTCAGGACTTCCTCAGGAACATGCACCATTGTCTGCACGCTGCCAGCTAGCTCCTGTGGCCTTGGTCATTATCAAAAACATCGAGCACTGACATTTTCTTGCTATTAGCTTTTAGGTGCACTGTACCCATTTTTTAGCAAGTGCCATATTTGGGTAAATTGCAATTCAAAGTAAAatgtaatttccatttttataaggtCACGAGCAATTCTGCACTTACTCCTAAATGAAGAACATCCCCACTTGGACAAGGCGCACTAAACAAAGGCTGTAAAAGGAGGGTATTTGAGGCATATGATATCTGGAGTTGGGTAGTTTTTTTAGAAATCCGAAGTATTCAACATAAAAATGTGATCCAAAGCTTTTCCGTTACTCTCTCCCTGGCAGATTTATGATAATGGTGCTATAATGCTTTAACAAGACAGCACAGAGTGAATGCCTCTTTCGctgagaaagcaggagaaaatgGTTCTTTTATCTTCATTGTCCATAAAGGATTCAGGTAAGagggttccccccaccccaccatccccTGCACACAACTGCAAATATTCCATAAGAGAAATAATCCCCATTAAAGCTGTTTCTTGGGCCTAAAAGCTTTTAAGAAAGGTGATGTCAGCTTTATAATAGTCTTTTTTCCTCTGCGGTATACTTCTCTAGTGCTCACCAGAACCTGGTTCTCTTCTTCTGGGCCTACTGATTACCCTTCTCAGCCTGGGCAGGCAGTGGGTGTGgctagttctggccaatgaacTGTGAGAGGAAGATGATTTGCACCACTTCCTGGCTGAAGAACAGAAGGGCAGGTGTGAGGTCTCCGCAGATGCCCTTCCCTATTAGTGTAACCCAGGAGGCTTAGTGTTGGAGACAGTGGAGAAGCTTCTGTCCACCTATTTGCTAACCAAACAGGTTAGCttgagtgagaaataaacctgTTTGTGTCATACTGAGATTTGAGGAGTTTGTTACTGTCTCATAATCTAAACTGATTattacacattctctctcttcacaAAAGCCATTGAGAAGTCAGTGATTCCAGAATTGAAGTTTTTATGCTAATATGATCCAATTTGAAAACTCCAGAGAAAAAACTTGCCCATTATATTGTAATGTCATTGGCTCTGTGTAGCAAATGGATCTCAACTCCTACCAACCAACATTGTTAAATGAAGGTTCAGCCAGGGTTGGCAAATACATATT
It contains:
- the MRAP2 gene encoding melanocortin-2 receptor accessory protein 2 — protein: MSAQRLISNRTSQPSAPNSDYTWEYEYYEIGPVSFEGLKAHKYSIVIGFWVGLAVFVIFMFFVLTLLTKTGAPHQDNAESSEKRFRMNSFVSDFGRPLEPDKVFSRQGNDESRSLFHCYINEVEHLDRAKVCHQTTVLDSSVQLQEAIRSNGRREEELNRLMKFDIPNFVNTDQNSSFGEDDLLISEPPIVLENKPVSQTSHKDLD